The following proteins are co-located in the Deinococcus metallilatus genome:
- a CDS encoding DUF1156 domain-containing protein: MGYKRLIEHRLPLAEVSTESAREKSIRHGHISTLHIWWARRPLAASRAAVFAMLVPDTDENYELVKKIVPWEAVKDGNSDAILEARRRVLEANGGVPPKVLDPFGGGGAIPLEALRLGCEVYSMDLNPVAHIIQKATLEFPQKYGQPNSRPVPDYIREKDRQAAALATGKVSTKNRGKATRQVGFDFSGSEGLWEQAYKRNPLATDVRYWGEWVKARAELAEFYPDDVFGEDEQIMRGGAARIH; the protein is encoded by the coding sequence ATGGGTTACAAGCGTCTCATCGAACATCGCCTGCCGCTGGCCGAGGTCAGCACCGAGTCGGCGCGTGAAAAAAGCATTCGGCACGGTCACATCTCTACGCTTCACATCTGGTGGGCACGGCGTCCACTCGCCGCCAGCCGTGCCGCCGTCTTTGCCATGCTGGTGCCCGACACCGACGAGAACTACGAGTTGGTCAAGAAAATCGTCCCCTGGGAGGCGGTCAAGGACGGCAACAGCGATGCCATTCTGGAAGCCCGTCGCCGGGTGCTGGAAGCCAACGGCGGCGTTCCCCCCAAAGTCCTCGACCCCTTCGGCGGGGGTGGGGCCATTCCGCTGGAAGCCCTGCGTCTGGGCTGTGAGGTCTACTCGATGGACCTGAACCCTGTCGCGCACATCATCCAGAAGGCCACGCTGGAGTTTCCGCAGAAGTACGGCCAGCCGAACAGCCGCCCTGTGCCCGACTACATCCGCGAGAAGGACCGGCAGGCTGCTGCCCTGGCGACCGGCAAGGTCAGCACGAAGAACAGGGGTAAGGCCACCCGGCAAGTCGGGTTCGACTTCAGCGGCAGCGAGGGCCTGTGGGAGCAGGCGTACAAGCGCAATCCGCTGGCGACCGACGTGCGCTACTGGGGCGAATGGGTGAAGGCCCGCGCCGAATTGGCTGAGTTCTATCCAGACGACGTTTTTGGGGAAGATGAGCAAATTATGAGGGGGGGCGCAGCGAGAATTCACTAG
- a CDS encoding ATP-binding protein, with product MTEQELRDLIAQGETLTVEFKSDVEEKGGLHQDKLVEAIVCMANTHGGQLLLGVEDSGEVTGLNPERPAHLTPANLEALIANRTRPHLAAPVGFHSLGGHRIVVITVPKAAGLTATSDGLVKRRVIGGQGRPECVTIHPTNWMDYPIQMGAPDLSAYTPPSATWDDLDPIELERLRQNVETNPKADPALRGLDHAELAGALNLVVTVDGVARPTVTGLLLAGREASIRSHVPTHEAAFQLLTERLGNPLNQFSHAPLVKLFQTFEQYLVPLNLEEEFDLGIRRIPVPPYPTAAFREGLANALVHRDYTQRGTVYVRIDEGAGGMYISNPGRLPEGVTTDNILVVEPRARNPLLADAFRRLGLAERTGRGVDRIYESILRAGRPAPTYEVDKDGTNVRVFLPGGQPDVEFVRLTIEAQNRQQRDLTWRQLLILRTAKDEGEITTAEATALIRGTEHQARSTLEQLMEAGLLEPKGPKKHRTYHLSARLYNRMGQKAEYVRRRGPDSIRQEQSVLQFLREHGEIQRSDVLKLLPELTPSEASNLLKRLTRSRQIAKRGERKGTSYTLGTTEP from the coding sequence ATGACCGAGCAGGAGCTACGCGACCTGATTGCCCAGGGAGAGACCCTCACAGTTGAATTTAAAAGTGACGTGGAGGAGAAGGGTGGTCTCCATCAGGACAAGCTCGTGGAAGCCATCGTTTGCATGGCAAACACCCACGGGGGCCAACTCCTGCTCGGCGTGGAGGACAGCGGAGAGGTGACTGGATTGAACCCAGAACGTCCAGCTCACCTCACTCCCGCGAATCTCGAAGCATTGATTGCCAACAGGACTCGCCCACATCTCGCCGCACCAGTGGGCTTTCACAGCCTTGGTGGGCACCGCATTGTGGTCATCACCGTCCCGAAAGCAGCGGGGTTGACCGCCACCTCAGACGGCCTCGTGAAGCGGCGCGTTATTGGCGGCCAGGGCAGGCCGGAGTGCGTGACCATTCACCCTACCAACTGGATGGACTACCCTATTCAGATGGGTGCTCCCGACCTGAGCGCCTACACGCCTCCCAGCGCCACTTGGGATGACCTGGACCCCATTGAACTCGAACGGCTAAGGCAGAACGTTGAAACCAACCCGAAGGCTGACCCAGCGCTACGCGGGTTGGACCACGCTGAACTTGCGGGGGCACTGAATCTGGTGGTGACCGTAGACGGCGTGGCACGCCCTACAGTCACTGGGCTCCTGCTGGCAGGAAGGGAAGCGTCCATTCGTAGCCATGTGCCCACGCACGAGGCTGCCTTCCAGCTTCTCACCGAGAGGTTGGGCAATCCGCTAAACCAATTCAGCCATGCACCGCTGGTCAAGCTCTTCCAGACTTTCGAGCAGTATCTGGTCCCCCTCAACCTGGAGGAGGAATTTGACCTAGGCATTCGCCGAATTCCTGTGCCGCCCTACCCCACAGCGGCCTTTCGAGAGGGTCTGGCTAACGCGCTCGTCCACCGGGACTACACGCAGCGTGGCACCGTCTACGTTCGGATTGATGAGGGTGCAGGCGGTATGTACATCAGCAATCCCGGACGGCTGCCGGAGGGCGTGACGACGGACAACATCTTGGTGGTGGAACCCAGGGCCAGAAATCCGCTCCTTGCTGACGCTTTTCGGCGCCTGGGCCTGGCCGAACGTACAGGACGCGGCGTAGACCGTATTTACGAGTCCATCCTGCGTGCTGGTCGGCCAGCACCCACCTATGAGGTGGACAAGGACGGTACAAATGTGCGTGTGTTTCTGCCAGGTGGACAGCCGGACGTGGAGTTCGTGCGCCTCACCATCGAGGCCCAGAACCGTCAGCAACGTGACCTGACCTGGCGTCAGCTCCTGATTCTCCGAACGGCCAAGGATGAGGGCGAAATCACGACCGCCGAGGCGACGGCCCTCATCCGGGGCACGGAACATCAAGCGCGTTCCACCCTGGAACAGCTTATGGAGGCCGGGCTGCTGGAGCCCAAAGGGCCGAAGAAACACCGGACCTATCACCTGAGCGCCCGCCTGTACAACCGCATGGGCCAGAAGGCCGAGTACGTTCGCAGGCGCGGGCCCGACAGCATCCGGCAGGAGCAGAGCGTGCTGCAATTCCTGCGGGAGCACGGCGAAATTCAGCGCAGCGATGTCCTCAAGCTGTTGCCCGAACTCACGCCCAGTGAGGCGTCGAACCTGCTGAAGCGCCTGACCCGCTCTCGCCAAATCGCAAAGCGTGGTGAGCGGAAGGGCACCAGCTACACCCTGGGCACCACCGAGCCATAA
- a CDS encoding DUF3883 domain-containing protein: MREQLGSDRVYDVVGELLGDVDLEKLMLEHLLGRRTLAEIQAMVSARLSPDRVEYLKEVTLEALAKRDVDLSRLRADREQSELTRIQPEYTARFFVQALEKLGGRATLRQDGLYTMRVPYELRSKAHNVRSEYLKTTFDKRAAYDADFLAPGHPLFDLVLQETLALAQPVMQRGATFELDGLTGDALLGFYELAVVDGQGSTASRRLFAVQQKGDETPTLVSPRLLVDALPAPQGEGNIPDGEGVSEHLENWLLETQLEPYENEVRGERLREVDIRRRYGTRSLEHLLRESTRKLTQHKLKAAQGDDMKLAITQEERRLRGLQERQRSFLAELEQESQLIPEPAQPLALAYLRPLQPTQQNLPNEDDPEVRKAVELAGMRVAEEYERSQGRMPADVSAENVGYDIRSVMPSTAADGTPQETRFIEVKGRAGVGPVVLTPNEWITAGRLKENYYLYIVTNALSTQPNLTIVRNPAANVTPGQEVTVLHYVIPTEEWQRAGEQPQEHA; encoded by the coding sequence ATGCGCGAGCAGCTCGGCAGTGACCGGGTGTACGACGTGGTGGGCGAGCTGCTGGGCGACGTGGACCTCGAAAAGCTGATGCTGGAGCATCTGCTGGGCCGCCGCACCCTGGCCGAGATTCAGGCGATGGTGTCCGCCCGGCTCTCGCCCGACCGCGTGGAGTACCTGAAGGAAGTCACGCTGGAAGCCCTCGCCAAGCGCGACGTGGACCTCTCGCGGCTGCGGGCCGACCGCGAGCAGAGCGAGCTGACGCGCATCCAGCCGGAGTACACGGCCCGCTTCTTCGTGCAAGCCTTGGAGAAGTTGGGGGGCCGGGCCACCCTGCGGCAGGACGGCCTGTACACCATGCGGGTGCCCTACGAGTTGCGGAGTAAGGCGCACAACGTCCGCAGCGAGTACCTGAAAACGACCTTCGACAAGCGGGCGGCCTACGACGCCGACTTCCTGGCTCCCGGCCATCCCCTGTTCGACCTGGTGCTTCAGGAGACGCTGGCCCTGGCCCAGCCGGTCATGCAGCGGGGCGCGACCTTCGAGCTGGACGGCCTGACGGGGGACGCCCTCCTCGGCTTCTATGAGTTGGCGGTGGTGGACGGACAGGGCAGCACGGCCTCACGCCGCCTGTTCGCCGTGCAGCAGAAGGGCGACGAGACACCGACGCTGGTATCGCCCCGGCTTCTAGTGGACGCCCTGCCTGCCCCCCAGGGAGAGGGCAACATCCCCGACGGCGAGGGCGTCTCGGAGCACCTGGAGAACTGGCTGCTGGAGACCCAACTCGAACCCTACGAGAACGAGGTGCGCGGCGAGCGCCTGCGTGAGGTGGACATTCGCCGCCGGTACGGCACCCGCAGTCTGGAACACCTGCTCCGGGAGTCCACCCGCAAGCTCACCCAGCACAAGCTCAAGGCCGCGCAGGGCGACGACATGAAGCTCGCCATCACTCAGGAGGAACGCCGCCTGCGTGGTCTTCAGGAGCGTCAGCGCAGCTTCCTGGCCGAATTGGAGCAGGAGTCGCAGCTCATTCCCGAACCGGCCCAGCCTCTCGCGCTGGCGTACCTGCGGCCCCTCCAACCCACGCAGCAGAACTTGCCGAACGAGGACGACCCGGAGGTCCGCAAGGCCGTGGAACTCGCCGGGATGAGGGTGGCCGAGGAATATGAGCGGTCCCAGGGCCGGATGCCTGCCGATGTCAGCGCTGAGAACGTCGGGTACGACATCCGCAGCGTCATGCCGAGCACAGCGGCAGACGGCACGCCCCAGGAAACCCGCTTCATTGAGGTCAAGGGCCGTGCTGGGGTCGGTCCCGTCGTCCTGACCCCCAACGAGTGGATTACCGCTGGACGGCTGAAAGAGAACTACTACCTCTACATCGTCACCAATGCCCTGAGCACCCAGCCGAACCTCACCATCGTTCGCAATCCCGCCGCGAACGTCACGCCGGGACAGGAAGTCACCGTGCTGCACTACGTCATCCCCACCGAGGAGTGGCAGCGGGCGGGCGAGCAACCCCAGGAGCACGCATGA
- a CDS encoding DEAD/DEAH box helicase, with amino-acid sequence MTTFDRLLDRPLRSPIFPEPVRVIRVERAGTRHKVTAEGLSTHRIHQRMLNGADIAALMHLVADQRTDFAGDPELFALGVEARRIQLGYTFDPFFAVSASRIDPLPHQLEAVYGVLLKRPRIRFLLADDPGAGKTIMGGLLLKELRYRKLLDRVLIVTPANLTDQWRREMHDKFGETFQVINRDVAGLSYGENPWEGENLVVTSVDFAKRDENLEHLRRVHWDLVIVDESHRLSATKYGSEIKRSQRYKLGEMLAQTSAHMLLLTATPHQGDDEKFRLLLDLLEPDLFATAGLLREAAGKGENPIMLRRLKEDMTDFDSKPLFPPRYVHTPQFRLSPSERALYDRVTDYVTKHFRKAWDDRRRNVGLAMTVLQRRLASSSYAISRSLENRLKRLQALRDDVNNLADDPYLGYTEDELEDLPEEERWELEDRIAERLTLARNLPQLEAEIRELEFLSREARTLAKLEQDRKLLELLKVLGKLNGEKLLVFTEHKDTLNFLVTVLQKQGYAVTHIDGSMGLEERVGREHEFRDSAQVMVATEAAGEGINLQFCSVMVNYDLPWNPTRLEQRMGRIHRYGQKYEVNIHNLIAEGTREGTCWPWCWRSSKSCASSSAVTGCTTWWASCWATWTSKS; translated from the coding sequence ATGACTACATTCGACCGGCTCCTCGACCGCCCGCTGCGCTCGCCCATCTTCCCGGAGCCGGTGCGGGTCATCCGTGTGGAGCGTGCAGGAACGCGACACAAAGTCACCGCCGAGGGCCTGAGCACCCATCGCATCCACCAACGCATGTTGAATGGTGCGGACATTGCCGCCCTGATGCACCTGGTCGCCGACCAGCGGACGGACTTCGCGGGCGACCCGGAGCTGTTCGCGCTGGGCGTCGAGGCCCGGCGTATCCAGCTCGGTTACACCTTCGACCCCTTCTTCGCGGTGTCGGCCAGCCGAATCGACCCGCTGCCGCACCAGCTCGAAGCAGTCTACGGCGTGCTCCTCAAACGCCCCCGGATTCGCTTCCTTCTGGCCGATGACCCAGGAGCTGGGAAGACAATCATGGGCGGCCTGCTGCTCAAGGAGCTGCGCTACCGCAAGCTGCTCGACCGGGTACTCATCGTCACCCCGGCCAACCTGACCGACCAGTGGCGGCGCGAGATGCACGACAAGTTCGGCGAGACGTTCCAGGTCATCAACCGGGACGTGGCGGGGTTGAGCTACGGCGAGAACCCCTGGGAGGGCGAGAACCTGGTGGTGACCAGCGTGGACTTCGCCAAGCGGGACGAGAACCTGGAGCACCTGCGCCGTGTCCATTGGGACCTCGTCATCGTGGACGAGTCGCACCGCCTCTCCGCCACCAAGTACGGGTCCGAAATCAAACGGTCCCAGCGGTACAAGTTGGGCGAGATGCTGGCCCAGACCAGCGCCCACATGCTGCTCCTCACCGCCACCCCACACCAGGGCGACGACGAGAAGTTCCGCCTGCTGCTGGACCTGCTGGAGCCGGACCTCTTCGCTACCGCCGGGCTGCTGCGGGAGGCTGCGGGCAAGGGCGAGAACCCCATCATGCTGCGCCGCCTGAAGGAGGACATGACCGACTTCGACAGCAAGCCGCTGTTCCCGCCCCGCTACGTCCACACGCCGCAGTTCCGGCTCTCGCCCAGTGAACGTGCCCTGTACGACCGCGTGACGGACTACGTCACCAAGCACTTCCGCAAGGCGTGGGACGACCGCAGGCGCAACGTGGGGCTCGCCATGACCGTCCTGCAACGCCGATTGGCGAGCAGTTCCTACGCCATCAGCCGCTCGCTGGAGAACCGGCTGAAGCGTCTCCAGGCCCTACGGGACGACGTGAATAACCTGGCGGACGACCCCTACCTGGGCTACACCGAGGACGAACTGGAAGACCTCCCCGAAGAGGAACGCTGGGAGCTGGAGGACCGCATCGCCGAGCGGCTGACCCTGGCCCGCAACCTTCCCCAGCTTGAGGCCGAAATTCGGGAGTTGGAGTTCCTCAGCCGCGAGGCGCGGACGCTGGCGAAGTTGGAGCAGGACCGGAAGCTTTTGGAACTGCTCAAGGTGCTCGGCAAGCTGAACGGCGAGAAGCTCCTCGTCTTCACCGAGCACAAGGACACCCTGAACTTCCTGGTCACCGTGCTGCAAAAGCAGGGCTACGCCGTCACCCATATCGACGGCAGCATGGGCCTGGAGGAGCGAGTGGGCCGCGAGCACGAGTTCCGGGATTCAGCCCAGGTCATGGTGGCGACGGAGGCCGCAGGCGAGGGCATCAACCTCCAGTTCTGCTCGGTCATGGTGAACTACGACCTCCCGTGGAACCCCACCCGCCTGGAGCAGCGCATGGGCCGCATCCACCGCTACGGGCAGAAGTACGAGGTGAACATCCACAACCTCATCGCCGAGGGCACCCGTGAGGGGACGTGCTGGCCCTGGTGTTGGAGAAGCTCCAAATCATGCGCGAGCAGCTCGGCAGTGACCGGGTGTACGACGTGGTGGGCGAGCTGCTGGGCGACGTGGACCTCGAAAAGCTGA